In the Rhizobium rhizoryzae genome, GCATCCGGATTATCAGCTGTTGGCTGCGTAAGCCGCAGCGATCATAGCCACCTGTTCCGGGCTCATCATCTTGATCTGGTCTGCAGTAAAGGCGCTCAACTGAGCCTGGCTGAGTTGAGAGATGCCGTTCGAGCTCAGACCGGCCACGCCCCGGCTGCTCAGGCTCGCAATGTCCTGTGTCGAGAAAGTTGCAAGGGAAGCGCCCAGAGAGGCAATCTGAGCCGAGGACAGGATGGTGACCTGAGCCGGTGTCAGCGCTTCCACCTGTGCCGATGTCAGGCTGGAAAGAACCTCCGTGCTCAGACCTGCAATGGCCGTCGGATCCAGTGCCGCAATCTTGGCGGTCGTCATCGTTGCCAATTTGTCGGAACCAAGCGCTGCGATCTGAATTGCATTCAGGGCGGCCACCTGACCTGTTCCCAAAGCCGCAATCTGTCCGCTCGAGGCTGCACGGATCTGCGCAAAGCTCATCTTGCCGACCTGTGTCGGGACAAGGGCTGCAAACTGTTCATGATCCAGCGCGGCAACCTGTGCCGTCGTCATGCCGGCGATGGTTTCCGGACGGATCGCCGCGATGTCATTGGTCGAGAAGGTGCCGATGGCGCCAAGGCTCAGCACCCCGATCTGGGCTGATGTCAAAGCACCGATCTGCGCTGTCGAGAACGCATCCAGCTGGATGGTCGAAAGTGCGGCGATCTGGCCTGTCGTCAGGCCGGTAATCGCGCCGGATGCCAGCGACATGACCTGCTGCGTCGTCAGTGCAGCGATGTTGGCCGAGCCGAGCATGCCGATTTGCAAGGCGGAAAGAGCGCCGATCTGCGTGGTCGAAAGAGAGGCAACCTGCGTCGTTGTCAGGGCCGTGATCTGGCTTGGCCGCAGGGCTGCCAGTTGCGCGGTCGAGAGCGTTACGATCTGCTCTCCCGTCATCGATGCAAGCCCGGTTGCGGAAAGCCCCGCCAGCGCAGACACGTTCAGGGCAGCGATATCCGCTGTCGAAAGCGTTCCGATTGCATCAGCGCCGAAAGCCGCAAGCTGTGTGGATGTGAGAGCGCCGATCTGGGCCGTGGACAGGCTGTCGAACTGGGCAATGCCCATGGCACCGATCTGATCGCTGGTCAGTCCGGCGATCGCTGCAGCGGGAATGGCCTCGATCTGGCTGCCCAGAAGTCCCGCAATCGCTGCGGGCGACATGGCCCCGACCTGCGCACTGCTGAGTGCCGCAATCTGGTTCGTCGTCAGGGCGCCGATCTGTGCAGCGGGCAGAGCAGTCAGCTGGGCCGTGGTCAGCTTCGCGATCTGGGCCGTCGTCAGGGAGGCCAGCTTGGTCTGGCCAAGGGAGGCAAGACTGGACGGAGAAAGGCCTGCCAGGGCATCCGGAGTCAGCTGCGCCAATGCATCCGTAGAGAAAAGCTGCAGATTTGCGTCATCCAGGGTGGCAAGTTGCGCGGATGTCAAGGCGCCAAGCTGGGATGACGTCAGCGCACTGATCTGTGTTCCGGACAGTGCATCTATCTGCGTTGTCGTCAGGCCGCTGATGGCCTTGGCCGTCAGCGCCTGCATCTGCTCTTCGGATAGCGAGGCCGTTGCGTCCCCGCTGAGGGCGCCGATCTGAGTGTTGTCGAGCGCGGCCAGCTGGGCGGTGGAAAGCGAATCGATCTGCGTCGCCGTCAGGGCGTTGATCTGACTCGTATTCAGTCCGGCCACCTGTGCCGTCGTCAGGGCCTTCAGATAGGGATCCGTCAGGGACGAGACGACGCCGCTTTCCAGCCCGGCAAGCGCTGCGGGTGTCAGTGCGGAGACCATGTTGGTCGAGATGTCACTCCAGATCGCATCCGGCAGGGCCGTGACCTGTGCGGCAGTCAGCGCTGCAAACTGCGTTCTGGTCAGGCTCTTGATCTGGTCGCTGGAGAGAGCCGTTACCTGATCCGTGGTCAATGCGGCAACCGATGTGGCAGGCAGCGCATTGATCTGGTCGATCGTCAGGGCGGCGATGCCGCTGGACGACAAGGATGCGACCTGCGCAGTCGTCAATCCCTGGACCTGCGCTACGGACAGCACTTCGATCTGGGCAGGCGTCAGAACGGAAACCTGGCTTGTCGTCAGGGCGGCGATCTGTGCCGAAGAGAGAGCCCGGATGTTTTCAAGCGGCAATGCCGCCGTCAGGGCTGTGGAGAGACTTGCCAGTGCGGCAGGTGATATGGCCGCGATTTCCGTACTGGTGAACGTGGCAAGCTGGGTGCTGGTCATGGCGCCGAGCTGGGCCGATTGCAGTCGGGCAATCTGGGTGCTGGAGAGAGCCTCGGCCTGCTCTTCCGTCATGAGCGAAATTTGCGCAGACGAAAGACCTGTTACAGCGGCAGCCGACAGTGCTGCGATCTGCTGGCCGGACAGGGCGGAGAAGCTGCCCGTGCTCAGGCTTGTCATCTGTGCGGCATTCAGGGCTGCAACCTGCGCCGTTGACAGAACGCCGATCTGGGCAGAGGTCAGCACGGCCGTCTGTGTTGTCTTCAGCGCGGCAAGCGCTGCGGTGGGCAGGGCTTCGACCTGGTCAAGCTGCAATCCGCCGATGACGGAGGCGTCCAGACCGGCCAGAGCTGCCGGTTTCAGCGCTGCAATCTGGGCCGGCTGCAAACTGGCTATCTTGCCGGACCCCAGCTGCGAGAGCTGGGCTGATGTCAGGCCGTTGACCTGCGATGTCGAAAGATTGCTCAACTGATCGGTGGAAAGGCCTGCGATCTGTGTCGAGGTCAGACCGGCGATGGCATTGGCGCTGAGCGCACCCAGTTGCTCGATCGTCATCCCGCTGACGAAGCTGGCCGGAAGAACCGCAATCTGGGCCGAGGTGAAGGCCTTGAGCTGTTGCGAGGACATAGCCTGAATCTGGCTGCTCTTGAGCGCGGCCATGTGCTCCGTGCGCAGGGCTATCACCTGGCTGCCTGTGAGGGCGGCAATCTGGTCTTCCTGAAGAGCTGCCAGTGCAGCGGTCGAAATGCCGCCAATGGCCGTGGGCTTGATGGCGGCGATGTCGCTGGAGGTGAAGCGTGCGATGCCGGCCGAGCTGAAGGCTGCGATCTGCCTGCTGCTCAGGCCATTGATCTGGAACGATGTCAGCGCATCGGCCTGATCTGTCGAGAGGACGCTGATCTGGTCCGTGGTCAGGCTGGTCACGGCCTTCTGGGTCAAGGCCGCAATGCCGTCACCCGAAAGCGCGGCCAGCACTTCCGTCTTCATGACGCTGACCTGGCCTGCGGTGATTGCCGCAATCTGGCTCGTATCCAGTCCCTTGATCTGTTGTGAATTGAATACGGAAAACTGCGAAGGCGAGAGGGCCGCAATCTGGCTTGGTAGCAAGCCTGCGATTTGATCGCCGGTGAGTTCCTCCAGATGGGCGGTCGTCAAAAGACCCATAGCCGAGCGATTGATGGCGCCGATTTCCTGAGAGGTGAACGTGGCAAGACCCGCCGGAGTGATTGCTCCAAGCTGTGTTGCGCGCAGGCTCGAAACCTGCGAGGCGCTCAGTGCTTCGATCTGATCGACCGACATCGCCTTGATCTGGTCGACACTCAAGCCGGTGATTGCCGTCTTGCTGATCGCGCCGATCTGGTCGGAGGTGAAATTCGAGATGAAGCTCGCCGGTATCGTTCCGATCTGGATGGCACTGAGTGCGGCAAACTGGCTCGAGGTCAGGGCCGCAGCCTGAGAGGTGGAGAAGGCCGCAATCTGGCGCGCTGTCATGCGCTGGACCTGCTTGACCGTCAATGCCTGCACCTGATCATCGCTCAGGGCGGCAATTGCCGTGCTTGGCAGACCACCGATCGACGCTACGCTCAAGGCGGCGATGCCTGCCGTCGTGATCGCGTTGATCTTGGCTGGATCCAGGGCCGCGATCTGGCGTGGGCCCAGAACCGACAGCTGTGATGTGGACAGCGCTCCGACCTGATCGGCGGATATGGCGCTCATTTGCGTTGTCGTCAGGGAGGCCAGGGCGCGCGTGCTGATGGCACTGATCTGGTCCGTGGTCATCTCCACCAGCGTGTCGGTGGACAGGCTGACCAGTTGGGACGGGGTCAGCATGCGGATCTGTCCCGTCGAGAAGGCTGCGACCTGCTCCGGTTCCAGTGCTGCCAGCTGGACCGGCTTCAAGGCTGCGATCTGCGATGTGGTGAGTGCTGCCAGCTGCGCGGTGCTCAGCGACGCAAAAGCCGCCGTTGTCATGCCGGAAATCGCGCCGGAGCTGATGGCTGCGATATCCGATGGCGGAAATGTTGCCAGTCCGTCCGATGTCAGTGCGGCCACCTGACGTGCATTCAGGCCAGCGATCTGGTCAGGCGTCAAAGCTTCTGCGTGGTCATCGCCAAGTCCGGCAAGCTGCGCCGATGTCAGTGCGGCGACCTGGGAGGCGGTCAGTTTCGAGAAGTTGTCCGTCGAGATGGCAGCCAGCTGGTCAACGGTCAGACCGACGACGGCCCGGGCCGAAATGGCTGTAAGCTGACCGGAGGAAAGATTGGCCAGGGCATCTTCCTGGAGCGCTGCAACCTGCGTCGCCGAAAGCTCGCGGATCTGCGTCGACTTCAGTTC is a window encoding:
- a CDS encoding beta strand repeat-containing protein gives rise to the protein MTSIGSLTPSQIRLLSASTIASWTSSDVAELKSTQIRELSATQVAALQEDALANLSSGQLTAISARAVVGLTVDQLAAISTDNFSKLTASQVAALTSAQLAGLGDDHAEALTPDQIAGLNARQVAALTSDGLATFPPSDIAAISSGAISGMTTAAFASLSTAQLAALTTSQIAALKPVQLAALEPEQVAAFSTGQIRMLTPSQLVSLSTDTLVEMTTDQISAISTRALASLTTTQMSAISADQVGALSTSQLSVLGPRQIAALDPAKINAITTAGIAALSVASIGGLPSTAIAALSDDQVQALTVKQVQRMTARQIAAFSTSQAAALTSSQFAALSAIQIGTIPASFISNFTSDQIGAISKTAITGLSVDQIKAMSVDQIEALSASQVSSLRATQLGAITPAGLATFTSQEIGAINRSAMGLLTTAHLEELTGDQIAGLLPSQIAALSPSQFSVFNSQQIKGLDTSQIAAITAGQVSVMKTEVLAALSGDGIAALTQKAVTSLTTDQISVLSTDQADALTSFQINGLSSRQIAAFSSAGIARFTSSDIAAIKPTAIGGISTAALAALQEDQIAALTGSQVIALRTEHMAALKSSQIQAMSSQQLKAFTSAQIAVLPASFVSGMTIEQLGALSANAIAGLTSTQIAGLSTDQLSNLSTSQVNGLTSAQLSQLGSGKIASLQPAQIAALKPAALAGLDASVIGGLQLDQVEALPTAALAALKTTQTAVLTSAQIGVLSTAQVAALNAAQMTSLSTGSFSALSGQQIAALSAAAVTGLSSAQISLMTEEQAEALSSTQIARLQSAQLGAMTSTQLATFTSTEIAAISPAALASLSTALTAALPLENIRALSSAQIAALTTSQVSVLTPAQIEVLSVAQVQGLTTAQVASLSSSGIAALTIDQINALPATSVAALTTDQVTALSSDQIKSLTRTQFAALTAAQVTALPDAIWSDISTNMVSALTPAALAGLESGVVSSLTDPYLKALTTAQVAGLNTSQINALTATQIDSLSTAQLAALDNTQIGALSGDATASLSEEQMQALTAKAISGLTTTQIDALSGTQISALTSSQLGALTSAQLATLDDANLQLFSTDALAQLTPDALAGLSPSSLASLGQTKLASLTTAQIAKLTTAQLTALPAAQIGALTTNQIAALSSAQVGAMSPAAIAGLLGSQIEAIPAAAIAGLTSDQIGAMGIAQFDSLSTAQIGALTSTQLAAFGADAIGTLSTADIAALNVSALAGLSATGLASMTGEQIVTLSTAQLAALRPSQITALTTTQVASLSTTQIGALSALQIGMLGSANIAALTTQQVMSLASGAITGLTTGQIAALSTIQLDAFSTAQIGALTSAQIGVLSLGAIGTFSTNDIAAIRPETIAGMTTAQVAALDHEQFAALVPTQVGKMSFAQIRAASSGQIAALGTGQVAALNAIQIAALGSDKLATMTTAKIAALDPTAIAGLSTEVLSSLTSAQVEALTPAQVTILSSAQIASLGASLATFSTQDIASLSSRGVAGLSSNGISQLSQAQLSAFTADQIKMMSPEQVAMIAAAYAANS